The genome window GATAGGCTTCATACGGTCAGGAGAAATATTCTATACGCTGAGGAGGATATATTACAATGGTAAGGGGAATGCATTTATTGGGTATGGGGAGTTATTCGCTTGGGTATCCGGGCATCTTCGCTATGGAATACTGGGACTCTCGCTTGGGGAGGGTAGGGTTTTTAAAACGGCATTTTCCTAAAATGATGGCTTATAACTCTTATAAATAACCACTTACAAAACGTGGTGACTATCACCGATGGATAAGAGTTCCTGCTTATATAAATGGACAGAAGATATGGCAATAAATTAAGGAATTATCCCGCTTCGTTACATTACAGGGGCGTTCCCGATTAGGTCGGGACTCCACTATCGTTCCGCGCTTTGCTTCGTTAATGAATTGGTTAATTAGCGATTGAGCTGCCGGTCGTGAATCTTGGAAAATAAAGCGAGCGATATGATACTGCCTATAGCACAATAAAGCATATCCCATTGGGCATCCCAGATATCCCCCTGGCTCCCGAGGTAATTATCCACCCCGCTTCCCAAGACCATGGCTGAAGCGAATTCCAGAAGTTCAAAGAGCGCGCTGAACGCCACACACGAGGCAAATACAACTATCGTCAACCACCGGAATCCGTTTATCGCCTTGTTCCTGGCAAATATCTCCCGGAAAAGGATTGCCGGGATAAAGCCCTGGGCAAAGTGTCCGATGCGGTCGTAATTGTTCCTGATAAAACCGAACCAATCCTGCATCCAGAATCCAAGCGGGACCCTTTCGTAAGTGTAATGCCCTCCGTAGATGAGAATCAGGGCGTGGATAAATAATAATATGCCCAGTAAAGGCGTCAGCTTTATATTTTTAAGATAGAGGGCGGCAAAAACGATTAATCCGCCGAAGACCCAGAAGACCTCCATTACCCAGGTCAGCCGGTCAAAGGGCTGTGTTCCCGATGCGATAAGCACCAGCCACAGGGTGATGTAAAGTATGTATCCGAATATTTTCATTTGCTAATGCTCAGTCCAAGGTCCTTTATCATCTGCAGGTCTTCTTCAACCGAACGGCCCGGCTGGGTAAGATAACCGCCTATCATCATCCCGTCCGCGCCGGCATAGAATATCCACGACTGCATATCGCGCAGGTTCTTTTCGCGCCCTGCGCAAATCCTGATATTCTGTTTGGGCATAACATAACGGAAGATGGCAATGGTGCGTAAAATCTCTTGCGGGGTGAGCAGTTTCGCACCCTCAAGCATGGTGCCCTTTATCGGGATAAGGAAATTCAGGGGGACCGAATCCACTTCCAGTTCCCGCAAAGTCAATGCCATATCAATCCGGTCTTCCCAGGTTTCGCCCATGCCAAAGATTCCGCCGCTGCAGACTTTTAATCCGGCTTTTTTAAGGCTCTTTATAGTTTCTATGCGCTCATCATAAGTATGAGAAGAGCATACATGGGAAAAGAACCTGCGGGATGTTTCCAGGTTATGATGGCATTTAATCATGCCGGCGTCTTTAAGCTTTTTGGCATTGGCAACGGAAAGCCTGCCCAGCGATCCGCAAAGATATGGGATAGATTTTGAATTTGTAGTTTGGGATTTGGGATTTGAGGAAATCTCCGTGGAGACTTTACAGATAGCATTGATTTCCTTTCCGGTCAGTTCGTTTCCGCTGGTGACGATGCTGAATCCGTGCGCGCCGATTTCCGCGGAGCGTTTATATCCTTTTTTTATCTCCTCCGCGCTGACCAAGGGGTATATTTTCGCTTCGGCTGAATGATGGCTTGACTGCGCGCAGAACTTGCAGTCTTCGGCGCAGGAGCCGCTTTTGGCATTGATAATGGAGCAGAGATTTACTTTATCACCTTTAAAATGCGTACGGAGGGTGTTCGCACCGTGGAGCATATTCCATAGGTCGCACTCCCTGGAAACAAGCCACTTGGCGTCTTCATGGCTGATGAGTTTTCCTTCAAATATATTGGCGAGAATTTCGGTCAGTTTATTCATTTAACCGCTTGATTTTCAAATTAACTAATTAACTTACTTTGCGCCTTTGCGGTGCAATCAAGTTATTCCACCGAATCAGCCAAAATGGTGGTTTTAGTCGGGGTTGTTTCCATCATGCCGCCTGTTATGGTAAACACATGTTCATCCTTTTGTCCATCCGGTCGAACAGTCACCTTTCCGGCGTTAAGCGCCGCGATAAACGGGGCATGGCCAACCAAAACGCCCAAATAACCTTTATGGGCAGGGACGATAAGCGACTGCGCCGAGCCCTTAAAAACCATTTTTTCCGGGGTAATTATTTCTATCTCAAAACTTTTCATTCTATTACCTTATAAATAACATCATTATCACGGACATGGGCTTTCACCTTGATGCCAATCCCATCTCCATTATTCGCTTTCTGGACAGATTTATTTTCCGCCTGCATAGAATCAACCTTTTGGGTCAGGTTGGTCGTATGTCCTTTTACGTGGATAGTATCTCCCACATTAAGCGGCCCGGAGGTAATCCTAATCGCCGCCACGCCAATTTTGCCAAAATAGTGCTCTACTTTACCGATTTCTTTCGCTTCCACTGCAAGCAACCTCCTTTAATCCGTGGTTATAGTTTTGGCTTTCTCCACGGCATCATCTATCGTCCCGACCATGAAAAACGCCTGTTCAGGCAGTGTATCGTATTTTCCTTCCAGCAATTCTTTAAAACTCCTGATGGTATCTTTAAGCGGAACGTATTTCCCCGGTATTCCGGTAAATGCCTCCGCCACGTGGAACGGCTGGGAAAGAAATTTCTGGATGCGGCGGGCGCGGGCGACTATTTTTTTATCATCATCGGAAAGTTCTTCCATACCCAGAATAGCGATGATATCCTGCAAATCTTTATATCTCTGGAGAATCCTCTGCACCTCGCGCGCCGTGGTATAATGTTCTTTTCCTATGATTCTTGCGTCAAGAAGTTTTGAAGTCGAATCCAGCGGGTCAACCGCCGGATAAATTCCCAGTTCGGAAATCTGCCTGGAAAGATTCGTTGTGGCATCCAGGTGCGCGAAAGTAGTTGCCGGAGCCGGGTCGGTCA of Planctomycetota bacterium contains these proteins:
- a CDS encoding translation elongation factor-like protein, with protein sequence MLAVEAKEIGKVEHYFGKIGVAAIRITSGPLNVGDTIHVKGHTTNLTQKVDSMQAENKSVQKANNGDGIGIKVKAHVRDNDVIYKVIE
- the bioB gene encoding biotin synthase BioB, which encodes MNKLTEILANIFEGKLISHEDAKWLVSRECDLWNMLHGANTLRTHFKGDKVNLCSIINAKSGSCAEDCKFCAQSSHHSAEAKIYPLVSAEEIKKGYKRSAEIGAHGFSIVTSGNELTGKEINAICKVSTEISSNPKSQTTNSKSIPYLCGSLGRLSVANAKKLKDAGMIKCHHNLETSRRFFSHVCSSHTYDERIETIKSLKKAGLKVCSGGIFGMGETWEDRIDMALTLRELEVDSVPLNFLIPIKGTMLEGAKLLTPQEILRTIAIFRYVMPKQNIRICAGREKNLRDMQSWIFYAGADGMMIGGYLTQPGRSVEEDLQMIKDLGLSISK
- the atpC gene encoding ATP synthase F1 subunit epsilon; this translates as MKSFEIEIITPEKMVFKGSAQSLIVPAHKGYLGVLVGHAPFIAALNAGKVTVRPDGQKDEHVFTITGGMMETTPTKTTILADSVE
- a CDS encoding DUF2238 domain-containing protein, which gives rise to MKIFGYILYITLWLVLIASGTQPFDRLTWVMEVFWVFGGLIVFAALYLKNIKLTPLLGILLFIHALILIYGGHYTYERVPLGFWMQDWFGFIRNNYDRIGHFAQGFIPAILFREIFARNKAINGFRWLTIVVFASCVAFSALFELLEFASAMVLGSGVDNYLGSQGDIWDAQWDMLYCAIGSIISLALFSKIHDRQLNR